One genomic region from Streptomyces sp. NBC_00457 encodes:
- a CDS encoding GtrA family protein produces the protein MTSPRARRPGPATPAGPGPLASFLRFTLFGGGVGVLCSFAVPLLALAMPWAVSNAVITAASTLLCTELHARYTFAQGRGAGWREHGQSAGSAAAAYLATSMAVYVLHLVQPSPGLLTEQIVYLGASGLAGTARFAVLRLYVFAARRGRTTRRPLTRQGPVAAPVLAA, from the coding sequence ATGACGTCGCCACGCGCGCGCCGGCCCGGGCCGGCGACGCCGGCCGGTCCCGGACCCCTCGCCTCGTTCCTGCGGTTCACGCTCTTCGGGGGCGGCGTCGGAGTCCTCTGCAGCTTCGCGGTACCGCTGCTGGCCCTGGCTATGCCCTGGGCGGTCTCGAACGCGGTCATCACCGCCGCCTCCACCCTGCTGTGCACCGAACTCCACGCCCGCTACACCTTCGCCCAAGGGCGCGGCGCCGGCTGGCGGGAGCACGGGCAGTCGGCGGGCTCGGCCGCCGCCGCCTACCTGGCGACCAGCATGGCCGTGTACGTCCTGCATCTGGTGCAGCCCTCCCCCGGCCTGCTGACCGAGCAGATCGTCTACCTCGGCGCCTCGGGCCTGGCCGGCACGGCCCGCTTCGCCGTCCTGCGCCTGTACGTCTTCGCCGCCCGCCGCGGCCGGACCACGCGGCGGCCCCTGACGCGGCAGGGGCCGGTGGCCGCGCCCGTCCTCGCGGCATAG